Proteins from one Mesorhizobium sp. M9A.F.Ca.ET.002.03.1.2 genomic window:
- a CDS encoding (2Fe-2S)-binding protein: protein MTAFRINGRAVDLAAEPDTPLLWVIREHLKLTGTKFGCGIAQCGACTVHVDGEPTRSCITLLQDVAGKEVTTIEGLSPDASHPLQQAWIAEQVPQCGYCQSGQIMQAAAIFNSNPNPTRDQIVEHMDGNICRCGTYVRIISAIQRAAREA, encoded by the coding sequence ATGACAGCGTTCAGGATCAATGGACGGGCGGTGGATCTCGCCGCCGAGCCGGATACGCCGCTCTTGTGGGTGATACGAGAGCATCTGAAACTCACCGGCACCAAATTCGGCTGCGGCATCGCCCAATGTGGCGCCTGCACCGTTCACGTCGACGGCGAGCCGACGCGCTCCTGCATAACCCTGCTTCAGGACGTGGCCGGCAAGGAGGTGACGACGATCGAAGGTCTGTCGCCGGATGCCAGCCATCCGCTGCAGCAGGCCTGGATCGCCGAGCAGGTGCCGCAATGCGGCTATTGCCAGTCCGGTCAGATCATGCAGGCGGCGGCGATCTTCAACAGCAACCCCAACCCCACCCGCGACCAGATCGTCGAACACATGGACGGCAACATCTGCCGCTGCGGGACCTATGTGCGAATCATCAGCGCCATTCAGCGCGCCGCACGGGAGGCCTGA
- a CDS encoding AraC family transcriptional regulator yields the protein MDPLSDVLSLLKPRSYVSAGFDAGGNWSIQFSDQHERIKCYAVVSGGCWLSVEGVPDAVRLEKGDCFVLPSGRPFRLASDMALTPVDAGSIFPPARAGGVVTYNGGGDFFLVGSRFAVSGTHAGILLGMLPPIVHIRKETDQAALRWSVERMMQELHEPQPGGSLVAQHLAHMMLVQALRLYLAEGLGGVGWFFALADKQMSAAINAMHDDPAHRWTLQELAERAGMSRSTFALKFKEMVGTSPMEYLTNWRMLLAGDRLANSSDPISIIALSLGYESESAFSTAFKRVMDCTPRQYGRGRNPASSSNGEGKAARPGRLESIAG from the coding sequence ATGGATCCGCTCTCAGATGTGCTGTCGCTGCTGAAGCCACGCAGTTATGTGTCCGCTGGCTTCGACGCGGGTGGAAACTGGTCAATCCAGTTCTCCGACCAGCACGAACGCATCAAATGCTACGCTGTGGTTTCCGGCGGGTGCTGGCTGTCCGTGGAGGGCGTTCCCGATGCGGTGCGCCTGGAGAAGGGGGACTGTTTCGTGCTGCCGAGTGGGCGGCCTTTCCGCCTGGCAAGCGACATGGCTTTGACGCCTGTCGACGCCGGCTCGATTTTTCCCCCGGCGCGCGCTGGCGGCGTCGTGACGTACAATGGCGGCGGTGATTTCTTTCTTGTCGGCAGCCGCTTCGCCGTTAGCGGCACTCATGCCGGCATCCTGTTGGGAATGCTGCCGCCCATCGTGCATATCCGGAAAGAAACGGATCAGGCGGCGCTGCGCTGGTCAGTGGAGCGGATGATGCAGGAGCTGCACGAGCCGCAGCCGGGTGGTTCTCTGGTCGCGCAACATCTCGCCCACATGATGTTGGTTCAGGCCCTGCGCCTGTATCTGGCGGAAGGGCTGGGTGGCGTCGGATGGTTTTTCGCCCTTGCGGACAAGCAGATGAGCGCTGCGATCAACGCCATGCACGACGATCCGGCGCATCGCTGGACATTACAGGAACTGGCGGAGCGTGCCGGCATGTCGCGCTCGACCTTTGCCCTGAAATTCAAAGAGATGGTTGGGACGTCACCGATGGAGTACCTGACGAACTGGCGAATGCTGCTGGCAGGCGACAGGCTGGCGAATTCCAGCGATCCAATCTCCATTATTGCCCTGTCGCTCGGCTACGAATCCGAAAGTGCCTTCAGCACGGCCTTCAAGAGGGTCATGGACTGTACGCCACGGCAATATGGCCGTGGTCGAAATCCCGCTTCCTCTTCAAATGGCGAGGGGAAAGCCGCTCGCCCCGGTCGGCTCGAATCCATCGCAGGCTGA
- a CDS encoding molybdopterin cofactor-binding domain-containing protein codes for MTGTLQLHTRALSRRSFLITVGASGIAVAFGGLPQDASGASVAPAVEGSYRPNAWLTIAADGTVTIMSPASEMGQGIMTTLPLLIAEDMDADWDKVRVVQAPSDAEKYGNPGFYGVQLTGGSESTRGYYNMLRLVGAQTRKVILASAAAMLNVPVGELTTEPNRVVHARSGRSLDYGEVAAAGALPDPLPQATDADLKPSDQWRYIGNLTVPRVDVPSKVDGTAIFGIDVQLPDMLYGAVLRAPVQGEQLETIDDAEARAVPGITHIVPLPYGVGIIGETVEATKRAKDLLDVTWSTSSRIRNYSSDRLLETYRGVGRDLAQTGVSAATEGDAQTAISKAATVIEVDYMSDHVHHATMEPMNATALVTGDRVEVWAPTQGPTGTQGFAAEVAGTSPDKVKVNTTLLGGGFGRKAEADFIIDAVSLAKAVPGRPVKVIWSREDDVQHGKYRPLEAQHVQVGLDAAGNIVGWRHRIVADSIFARTMPQLFESEGGHDSVVTEGAHFNYAVPAHQIEYIRQDNGLDIGFWFGVGVGYTRFGIECVIDEIATAKGVDPLALRLELLKDQPRARKVVETVAQMAEWNRQRDGRALGVAYSDAFGSHCAEIAEVSLDRETGEIRVHTVWCAVDPGTAVQPRNIEALMITGITGGASHALFEQINILNGEVQESNFDTYRVIRMSEAPDIKVTVIPTPGNPIGGIGQVGLPPIGPAIANAVARLTGGVRLRHYPFLPERVLEALNA; via the coding sequence ATGACCGGGACGTTGCAGCTTCACACCAGAGCGCTCTCGCGGCGTAGTTTCCTCATCACGGTCGGCGCCAGCGGCATCGCGGTTGCGTTCGGCGGCTTGCCCCAGGATGCCTCGGGCGCCAGCGTGGCGCCGGCGGTCGAGGGCAGCTACCGGCCGAACGCCTGGCTGACCATCGCGGCCGACGGCACGGTGACGATCATGTCACCCGCCTCCGAGATGGGGCAAGGCATCATGACGACGCTGCCGCTGCTGATCGCCGAGGATATGGACGCCGATTGGGACAAGGTTCGCGTCGTCCAGGCTCCGTCCGACGCGGAGAAGTACGGCAACCCAGGCTTTTACGGCGTACAGCTTACCGGCGGCAGCGAATCCACGCGGGGTTACTACAATATGCTGCGCCTGGTCGGCGCCCAGACCCGCAAGGTGATCCTGGCAAGTGCCGCCGCCATGCTCAACGTTCCGGTGGGCGAACTCACCACGGAGCCCAACCGGGTCGTGCACGCGCGGTCGGGCCGCTCGCTCGACTACGGCGAGGTCGCCGCGGCCGGCGCGCTTCCCGATCCGTTGCCGCAGGCGACCGATGCCGATCTGAAGCCGAGCGATCAATGGCGCTATATCGGAAATCTGACGGTACCGCGTGTCGACGTGCCCTCGAAGGTCGACGGCACCGCGATCTTTGGCATCGACGTGCAACTTCCGGACATGCTCTACGGAGCGGTGCTGCGGGCGCCCGTACAGGGCGAGCAGCTGGAAACCATCGACGATGCCGAAGCCAGGGCCGTGCCGGGCATCACGCACATCGTCCCGCTGCCCTACGGCGTCGGCATCATCGGCGAAACAGTCGAGGCGACGAAGCGGGCCAAGGATCTGCTCGACGTCACATGGTCCACGTCATCGCGGATTCGCAACTATAGCAGCGACCGTCTGTTGGAAACATATCGCGGCGTTGGCCGCGACCTCGCCCAAACCGGCGTCAGCGCTGCCACGGAAGGCGACGCGCAGACCGCGATCTCGAAGGCCGCAACGGTCATCGAGGTCGATTACATGAGCGACCATGTTCACCACGCGACCATGGAGCCGATGAACGCCACGGCGCTCGTGACGGGCGACAGGGTTGAAGTCTGGGCGCCGACGCAGGGCCCGACAGGTACCCAGGGCTTTGCCGCGGAGGTGGCCGGCACCAGCCCTGACAAGGTCAAGGTGAATACCACCTTGCTCGGCGGCGGTTTTGGTCGCAAAGCCGAGGCCGACTTTATCATCGATGCGGTGTCGCTCGCCAAGGCAGTGCCAGGCCGCCCGGTCAAGGTCATCTGGAGCCGCGAAGACGACGTCCAGCATGGCAAGTACCGGCCGCTCGAGGCGCAACATGTGCAGGTCGGGCTCGATGCCGCCGGCAACATCGTCGGCTGGCGGCACCGCATCGTGGCGGATTCCATTTTCGCCCGCACGATGCCTCAGCTGTTCGAGAGCGAAGGTGGCCACGACAGCGTGGTGACCGAGGGCGCGCATTTCAACTATGCCGTCCCGGCGCATCAGATCGAGTACATCCGCCAGGATAACGGCCTGGACATAGGCTTCTGGTTCGGGGTCGGGGTTGGCTATACCAGGTTCGGCATCGAATGTGTCATCGACGAAATCGCCACCGCCAAGGGCGTCGATCCCCTGGCGCTTCGGCTGGAGCTCCTGAAGGACCAGCCGCGAGCCCGCAAGGTCGTCGAGACCGTCGCCCAAATGGCGGAATGGAACCGCCAACGCGACGGGCGGGCGCTGGGCGTCGCCTATTCCGATGCCTTTGGCTCCCATTGCGCTGAGATCGCCGAGGTGTCGCTTGACCGGGAGACCGGTGAGATCCGCGTCCACACCGTGTGGTGCGCTGTCGATCCGGGAACAGCGGTACAGCCGCGCAACATCGAGGCACTGATGATTACCGGGATCACAGGCGGTGCCAGCCATGCGTTGTTCGAGCAGATCAACATCCTCAATGGTGAGGTGCAGGAATCGAATTTCGACACCTATCGAGTGATACGCATGTCCGAGGCGCCCGATATCAAGGTCACCGTGATTCCAACACCCGGAAATCCGATCGGGGGCATCGGCCAGGTCGGCCTGCCGCCGATCGGTCCCGCGATTGCCAACGCGGTGGCGCGGCTCACCGGTGGCGTGCGGCTCCGGCACTATCCGTTCCTGCCGGAGCGGGTGCTGGAGGCGCTCAACGCCTGA
- a CDS encoding sodium:solute symporter family protein: MANTTATTAGGGDFTSNLGRIYGIYTGGFIAFIILMAILSAMGVPNRIIGYLFVAFTITIYAVIGILSRTMQVGEYYVAGRRVPAIYNGMATGADWMSGASFVGMAGTLYLLGYDGLAFVLGWTGGYVLVAILVAPYLRKFGAYTVPDFLSARYGGNLARFIGVIVLFSCSFTYVVAQIYATGIISARFLGLDFNVAVYVGLAGILVCSMLGGMRAVTWTQVAQYIVLIIAYLIPAIWMSTVKTGVPIPQLMQGQALASITALEMAQDIAVHHITPFVHGGYNALNYFLLILCLMVGTASLPHVLMRYFTTPSVREARVSVAWSLLFIFILYFTAPAYAAFAKWTMLDLVASGLTPENIGEKAGWMMRWAAADGTLVQICGKAATDAAAIAAACAEKGVTALSFADINLNADMIVLATPEMAGMPYVISGLVAAGGLAAALSTADGLLLAIANALSHDIYYKMIDQNAPTARRLVVSRVLLVLVAIAAAYVASTKPGDILAMVSWAFSLAAAGLFPALVLGVWWKRTNSAGAVAGMIAGFGICLYYLLGTRYGAVGFYEMWSGLSAAPADAIAKYAELKTAWASAAPDAQAAAWVALDKHAQTIANWWGVKNLSAAAFGLPVGFLVMIVVSRLTREPSLAMQEFIEELRIPRGKQMMEEKTA; encoded by the coding sequence ATGGCTAACACGACAGCGACCACGGCAGGTGGAGGCGACTTCACCTCCAATCTCGGCCGAATCTACGGCATCTACACCGGCGGCTTCATCGCCTTCATCATCCTGATGGCTATCCTGAGCGCGATGGGCGTCCCGAACAGAATCATCGGCTATCTGTTCGTGGCGTTCACGATCACAATCTACGCAGTCATCGGCATTCTCAGCCGCACCATGCAGGTCGGCGAGTACTACGTGGCGGGGCGCCGGGTCCCGGCGATCTATAATGGCATGGCGACCGGCGCTGACTGGATGTCCGGCGCATCCTTCGTCGGCATGGCTGGCACGCTCTATCTGCTCGGCTATGACGGCCTCGCCTTCGTGCTGGGCTGGACCGGCGGCTACGTGCTCGTGGCCATTCTCGTTGCCCCCTATCTGCGCAAATTCGGCGCCTACACGGTTCCAGACTTCCTGTCGGCGCGCTATGGCGGCAATCTGGCGCGCTTCATCGGCGTGATCGTGCTGTTCTCCTGCTCTTTCACTTATGTGGTAGCGCAGATCTACGCGACCGGCATCATCTCGGCACGCTTCCTCGGCCTCGACTTCAACGTCGCAGTCTATGTCGGCCTTGCGGGCATCCTGGTCTGCTCGATGCTCGGTGGCATGCGCGCCGTCACGTGGACGCAGGTCGCGCAGTACATCGTGCTCATCATCGCCTACCTGATCCCCGCCATCTGGATGTCCACCGTGAAAACCGGCGTGCCTATCCCGCAATTGATGCAGGGCCAGGCACTCGCGAGCATCACCGCGCTTGAAATGGCGCAGGACATCGCGGTGCATCACATCACGCCGTTCGTGCATGGCGGCTACAATGCGCTCAACTACTTCTTGCTTATTCTTTGCCTGATGGTCGGAACCGCATCCCTGCCGCACGTCCTGATGCGATATTTCACCACTCCGTCGGTACGTGAAGCGCGTGTCTCGGTCGCCTGGTCGCTGCTGTTCATTTTCATCCTCTACTTCACGGCGCCTGCCTATGCGGCGTTCGCCAAGTGGACGATGCTCGACCTGGTGGCGTCGGGCCTGACGCCCGAAAACATCGGTGAGAAAGCCGGATGGATGATGCGCTGGGCGGCAGCCGACGGCACGCTCGTTCAGATCTGCGGCAAGGCTGCCACCGACGCCGCAGCGATCGCAGCGGCCTGCGCCGAAAAGGGTGTGACGGCACTTTCCTTCGCCGACATCAACCTCAACGCAGACATGATCGTGCTGGCCACGCCTGAAATGGCCGGTATGCCTTACGTCATCTCGGGCCTCGTCGCCGCCGGCGGTCTTGCCGCCGCGCTCTCGACGGCGGACGGCCTGCTGCTGGCCATCGCCAACGCGCTCAGCCACGACATCTACTACAAGATGATCGACCAGAATGCCCCGACCGCCCGCCGTCTGGTGGTGTCGCGTGTTTTGCTCGTGCTCGTGGCCATCGCCGCCGCCTACGTGGCGTCGACCAAGCCGGGCGACATCCTCGCTATGGTGTCTTGGGCATTCTCGCTCGCCGCCGCGGGTTTGTTCCCCGCGCTGGTGCTCGGTGTTTGGTGGAAGCGCACGAACTCTGCCGGCGCCGTCGCGGGCATGATCGCCGGCTTCGGCATCTGCCTCTATTATTTGCTCGGTACCCGCTACGGCGCAGTGGGATTCTACGAAATGTGGAGTGGCTTGTCCGCGGCACCGGCTGACGCCATTGCAAAATATGCCGAGCTGAAGACGGCTTGGGCTTCTGCGGCTCCGGACGCGCAGGCCGCTGCATGGGTGGCGCTCGACAAGCACGCCCAGACCATCGCCAACTGGTGGGGTGTCAAGAACCTGTCAGCAGCCGCGTTCGGCCTGCCCGTCGGCTTCCTGGTCATGATCGTTGTCTCCAGGCTGACAAGGGAACCATCCTTGGCAATGCAGGAGTTCATCGAGGAACTGCGCATACCTCGCGGCAAGCAGATGATGGAAGAAAAGACCGCCTGA
- a CDS encoding DUF294 nucleotidyltransferase-like domain-containing protein — MKRATGATPLIAIAAVAVDTETTGLDATKARAVQIGAIGIAHGKVVREPQFNLLIDPGEAIPPEASLVHGITDADVDGAGSFLDAWAQFQEFAGDRILVGHSIGFDLAVLKRECRRAHLPWKKPRSLCVRLLATIANPDLADHSLEMIAAWLRVEIAGRHSALGDAIAAGDIFAALIPELRKRNIRTLGEAEVACLALSHTLDAGHRAGWVEPVSRPQVPAFQPVDPYAYRHRVGSLMSDPPVVVKSTKPTRQVIDLMVERKISSVLVSDRGTPDQPVVEYGIVTERDLMRRISSDAERVFDLPIGSIATRPLISIRAAAFAYRAIGRMDRLKVRHLAVRDDGGMLVGMLSARDLLRLRATAAINLDDTIEHAKDVAELAAAWSMLPGVMRSLLGEEIDPRVVAEIISEELCSLTRRAAVLAEQQMQTEGHGPPPCAYAVLVLGSGGRGESLMAPDQDNAIVFAHGEPDGPEDAWFKNLGAKLADMLDISGVPYCKGGVMAANAAFRGSLDTWKGRVEDWVRRHRPEDLLNVDIVYDLRPVHGDMTLAAQFIEHAYDRGHAEPVFAKLLGEQITAGNPFTLFGGFQLENGRLDLKKHGLFPIVATARTLAIRHGIRERSTRARFEKLIALDIGGERDMKAMLAGHAMLIGLLLAQQTHDIYAGIPVSNRIEINTLTREQQVELKRLIKRLQSAPDLVRDLMFA; from the coding sequence CAGATTGGCGCAATCGGCATCGCGCATGGCAAGGTCGTCCGGGAACCTCAGTTCAATCTCCTCATCGATCCTGGTGAAGCGATCCCGCCCGAGGCCTCGCTCGTCCACGGCATCACGGATGCCGATGTTGACGGAGCCGGGAGCTTCTTGGATGCATGGGCGCAATTCCAGGAGTTCGCTGGAGACCGCATCCTCGTCGGCCACTCGATCGGCTTCGACTTGGCCGTGTTGAAACGCGAATGCCGACGCGCCCATTTGCCATGGAAAAAGCCTCGGTCGCTGTGCGTCCGGCTTCTTGCAACCATAGCAAATCCCGATCTGGCAGACCATTCGCTGGAAATGATCGCCGCCTGGCTTCGCGTGGAGATAGCTGGCCGCCATTCGGCTCTGGGCGATGCGATCGCGGCGGGAGACATCTTTGCCGCGTTGATTCCGGAGTTGCGCAAGCGCAACATCCGAACACTCGGAGAGGCCGAAGTCGCCTGCCTTGCCCTTTCGCACACTCTCGATGCCGGCCATCGCGCCGGCTGGGTTGAGCCGGTGTCGCGACCCCAGGTTCCCGCGTTTCAGCCGGTAGATCCATATGCCTATCGCCATCGCGTCGGCAGCCTTATGAGCGACCCGCCAGTCGTGGTGAAGTCGACCAAACCGACAAGGCAGGTCATCGACCTTATGGTCGAGCGCAAGATCAGCTCGGTCCTCGTGTCCGACCGAGGAACGCCAGATCAACCGGTTGTGGAGTATGGCATCGTTACCGAGCGCGATCTGATGCGCCGCATATCATCCGACGCCGAGCGCGTTTTTGACCTGCCGATCGGAAGCATTGCTACGCGACCGCTGATAAGCATCCGCGCCGCCGCATTCGCTTATCGAGCGATCGGGCGCATGGATCGGCTGAAAGTTCGCCACCTCGCCGTCCGCGACGATGGGGGCATGCTGGTCGGCATGCTTTCGGCGCGCGACCTGCTGAGGCTCCGCGCCACCGCGGCCATCAATCTCGACGACACGATCGAGCATGCCAAGGACGTCGCCGAATTGGCGGCCGCCTGGTCGATGCTGCCGGGCGTGATGCGTTCGCTCCTCGGCGAGGAGATCGACCCGCGCGTTGTGGCGGAAATCATCAGCGAGGAACTTTGCTCGCTTACGCGCCGCGCCGCTGTGCTTGCGGAACAACAGATGCAGACCGAAGGCCACGGCCCGCCGCCCTGTGCCTATGCCGTGCTCGTGCTCGGCTCCGGCGGCCGTGGCGAAAGCCTGATGGCCCCCGACCAGGACAACGCGATCGTCTTTGCACATGGCGAGCCGGACGGGCCAGAAGACGCCTGGTTCAAGAATCTCGGCGCCAAGCTCGCCGACATGCTCGACATCTCCGGCGTGCCGTACTGCAAAGGCGGGGTAATGGCCGCGAACGCGGCATTCCGCGGAAGTCTCGACACCTGGAAGGGGCGCGTCGAAGATTGGGTTCGCCGCCACCGGCCGGAGGATCTCCTCAACGTCGATATCGTTTACGACCTGAGGCCGGTTCACGGCGACATGACGCTGGCCGCGCAGTTCATAGAACATGCATATGACCGCGGCCACGCCGAGCCGGTATTCGCCAAGCTTCTCGGCGAGCAGATAACAGCCGGTAATCCCTTCACGCTTTTTGGTGGCTTTCAGCTTGAGAATGGCCGGCTGGACCTCAAGAAGCACGGCCTTTTTCCGATCGTCGCGACCGCACGCACTCTGGCAATCCGCCACGGCATCCGCGAGCGGAGCACACGTGCCCGGTTCGAGAAACTGATCGCGCTGGACATTGGCGGCGAGCGCGACATGAAGGCAATGCTGGCTGGCCATGCCATGCTGATCGGCTTGCTGCTCGCTCAGCAGACGCATGACATCTACGCCGGTATACCCGTATCCAATCGAATCGAGATCAATACTCTGACGCGCGAGCAGCAGGTAGAGCTCAAGCGCCTCATCAAGCGCCTTCAGTCAGCACCCGACCTGGTGCGGGACCTGATGTTCGCATAG
- a CDS encoding NAD(P)H-binding protein, whose translation MIVVTTPTGGIGHQVLENLLDSGEPIRVIARDPSRLSSRTRERVEVVQGSHGDIDVVNQAFAGADTVFWLVAPDPHAESIDTAYVDFSRPACDSIKSQGVKRVVAVSALGRGTAVAGKAGHVSASLKMDDLIASTGVSYRALTMPSFMDNVLRQVEPIKSQGIFFSPISMDRKLPTCATRDIAAVAAKLLLDPSWSGHDSVPILGPEDLSFNDMAQIMSEVLGKRVRFQQISFEAFKAGFIERGASKAFAQGMLDMMMAKNEGLDKAEPRTPQSTTPTSFREWCEDILRPAILS comes from the coding sequence ATGATCGTCGTCACCACACCCACAGGCGGCATCGGCCACCAGGTCCTCGAGAATCTCCTCGACAGTGGCGAACCCATCCGTGTGATCGCGCGCGACCCCTCCCGTCTCTCATCGCGCACACGCGAGCGCGTCGAGGTCGTGCAGGGATCGCATGGCGACATCGACGTCGTCAACCAGGCGTTCGCGGGTGCTGACACCGTGTTCTGGCTGGTGGCTCCAGACCCTCACGCCGAGAGTATCGACACCGCCTATGTGGACTTCAGCCGGCCGGCCTGCGACTCAATCAAGAGCCAGGGAGTGAAACGGGTGGTCGCAGTGTCGGCCCTTGGCCGCGGGACGGCGGTGGCCGGGAAGGCCGGGCATGTGTCGGCGTCGCTGAAGATGGACGACCTGATCGCGAGCACTGGCGTGAGCTACCGAGCGCTGACCATGCCTTCGTTCATGGACAACGTCCTGCGCCAGGTAGAACCGATCAAGAGTCAGGGCATTTTCTTTTCGCCGATCTCGATGGACCGCAAGCTTCCGACCTGCGCCACCCGGGACATCGCTGCCGTCGCCGCGAAGCTGCTGCTCGACCCCTCGTGGAGCGGACACGACAGTGTCCCAATCCTCGGCCCCGAGGACCTGTCCTTCAACGACATGGCGCAAATCATGTCCGAAGTGCTGGGCAAGCGGGTCCGCTTTCAGCAGATCTCCTTCGAGGCATTCAAAGCGGGTTTCATCGAACGTGGCGCCTCCAAGGCGTTCGCGCAGGGCATGCTCGACATGATGATGGCCAAGAACGAGGGCCTCGACAAGGCCGAGCCGCGCACGCCGCAGTCCACCACCCCCA
- a CDS encoding DUF4212 domain-containing protein encodes MFVMLGLWVFFGYFIHLFAVQLNNIVIFGFPLGFYMAAQGSLIAFVVMLFWFARRQNAIDEEHGVHED; translated from the coding sequence ATGTTCGTCATGTTGGGCCTGTGGGTGTTCTTCGGCTACTTCATCCACCTGTTCGCGGTGCAACTCAACAACATCGTCATTTTTGGCTTTCCACTCGGCTTCTACATGGCCGCTCAGGGTTCGCTCATCGCCTTCGTCGTCATGCTGTTCTGGTTCGCACGGCGCCAGAACGCGATCGACGAAGAGCATGGCGTCCATGAAGATTGA
- a CDS encoding YggT family protein, whose protein sequence is MNNFWSYWYFHIPNFILAAMMYTLMGRLLLGLFVPESWDNYIWRFFKAVTDPFLRIVRTITPSILTQPVVIVFSVLWLMALRVGYLALLINFGIAPMASQGG, encoded by the coding sequence ATGAACAATTTCTGGTCCTACTGGTATTTCCACATACCGAATTTCATCCTTGCCGCCATGATGTACACGCTGATGGGGCGTCTCCTGCTCGGTCTCTTCGTGCCCGAAAGCTGGGACAACTACATCTGGCGCTTCTTCAAGGCCGTCACGGACCCGTTCCTGCGGATCGTGCGGACGATCACGCCGTCGATTCTGACCCAGCCGGTGGTGATCGTCTTCAGCGTGCTCTGGCTTATGGCCTTGCGCGTGGGCTATCTCGCTTTGCTGATCAATTTCGGCATTGCGCCGATGGCTTCACAAGGGGGTTGA